In the genome of Streptomyces sp. Q6, the window GGGCAGGCGACATGGTGGATCACCGCGTGGGTGACCGGACCGGTGCGTGGCCCCATCCCCGCGTGGCGCGGGCCGCGCCCCACGACCAGCAGACCGGCGCCCTCGGAGACGTGGACGATCTCGTGCGCCGTCCGGGCCCGGATCACGGAGCTTCGTACAGGGACCGTCGGGTACTTCTCGCGCCATGGGCTCAGCCGGTCCGCCATCGCCGTCTCGGCCGCCTGCCGGGACGCGGCACGGACTCCCGGTACCGCGGTGTGGGCCGTGCTGTACGGCAGGTGCCAGACGTGCACGGCGTGCAGCGTCGCGGCGCGCAGGGCGGCTTCCGCGAACGCGAACGCCAGCAGCTCGTCGTAGGACTTCTCCGGCTCCAGGGCCGCCACGACGTCGCGGAAGGGCGTGCGTTCGCAGGAGGCACCGCTGTCGTGCGGGCGGTGCTCGTCCGGTGCGGTGAAGCCGGCCCGGACGAGGACGACGGGCAGCGGGGCATGGGACACGACCGACAGCGCGACGGACCCGGAGAACAGACTGCCGACACCGCTGAGCCCCTCGTTCCCGAGGACCAGCAGCTCCGCATCCTCGGCCGCGGTCAGCAGGGCCTGACGCGGTGGGTGCCGTACCTGTTCCGCGCTGACGTACACCTGCGGATAGCGCTCGCTGATCCGCTCCAGAGCACCGCGCAGCACCCGGCGGGCCCAGTACTGGGGGACGGTGAGATCGGGCGGCATGGCCTCGCCGGGCGAACCCTGCCAGGCGTGGACGAGCCGCAGCGGCAGACCGCGCCGCAGAGCCGCCCGCGCTCCCCACTCGGCGGCGGCGAGACTTTGACGTGACCCGTCGAGACCGACAACGATCGGCTTGAGCATGACCTTCGCCTCCCCGGTGGTGCTGTCACCGCGTTCGGCCGGTCCGACGCCTTCGCGTGCGGCGCCCTGCGGACCGATTCCTCGTGCGGAGGGGCTCCTGCTCCCACGGTGGCGCCGCAACGCCGTTCGCGGACAGGGGACGTGGGGCCTGTGTCCGGACCGGGTGGCCCCTGGCGTAGGCGTCAGGGACGCGCGTGGGCGGGTGGCGCTCAGCCGGCGAGCGTCTGGGCGATCGTGTCCGCCCACGCGTCGACCTCGTCCCAGTCGCGGTGGTCGCCGTAACGGCACCCCAGGAGGCGGAAGAGGATCCGTCCCCGCCGGTCGAGATGGTCCCGGCGGATCACGCCGGAGAAACGGTGGTAGCCACGCGGTTCGACGGCGTCCACGAGGCGGGCCAGCCGCGGCGGTTCGCGGCGCGTGGCCAGGCGGCGCAGGGGCCGGGGGAGGGCCGCGGCCATCCCGACGCTGAACATCCACACCGGGGTGGCGAAGAGCTGGGCCCGACGCTCCCGCACGTAGCCGGCGGCTTCCGGCAGCCACGCGCCGTCGTGCACGGCGCTGCCGAGCACGACGGCGCGCGGCGGCGTGACATCCGGAGCGGCACCGAGCGGCGTCACCGTCACGTCGAACCCGCGGCGCGTGAGCCGCTCCGCGATCCGCTCGGCGAGCGACCGGGTGGAGCCGTGGACACTCGCGTACGCGATCAGAACGGTCATGGCCACCGCCGGCCAGTGCCTGTGCGGGGCGTCGGCCCGATGGGGCCCGTCAGCTCCACGACGTCGTCCACGGCCACGTCGTGCACGCGCAGGGCCAGGTCCTCCAGGGCCCGTGCGACGGCGAACTCGTCGCCGATCTCCGGTACCGGCCGGTCGATCGGGTGACGGCGCGACACCCCGCGGCCGACGACCGTCTTGGACGAGCCCGGCGCGGTCAACTCGGCGCGGGCGCACGTCTCGTCGCCCTCCTCGATGAGGTGGATCCGAACGGCCCACTCCTTGGCGGTCATCGCGATCACCTGCCCTTGACCGGACATTCTCGTGTCTAAGAGCCCGGCGGCGCGGGCCCAATCCAGGAACGAGGAGCCCGCACGTTCATCCGTGCGCCCGACACGTCCAGTCAACTCCCCTGCCCTGGAGGAAGCATGGGCCGCCGGGGACCGACCGGGGGACTTTCGGCCCATGCGGGACGCAGCGCGCGGGCGGATGGTCGAGGGAGGAGCCGTGCGAACAGGGAGGCCGTCATGCCCTGGCAGACCCTTCGTAAGAGCGCCTCGCCCCGGGTGGCGCCGAACCTGGCCGACTACGACCGGGAACGCCGCTGGTTCACGTGGTCCAACGCCCGTGGCCAACTCCTCGGGCTGCACGGCGGGCACGGCCTCAACATCGCGTACGAGGCGGTCGACCGGCATGTCGACGCGGGCCACGGGGCGGATGTGGCGCTGCGCTGCGTCGCCCGTGACGACAGCCTCACGACGGTCACCTACGCCGAACTCGCCCTGCGCACGGCCCGGTTCGCCAACGTTCCGCGCTCCCTGGGCATCGGCAGGGGTGACCGCGTCGGCACGCTGCTCGGGCGGGGCCCCGAGCTGTACACCGTGGTCCTGGGCACGCTGAAGAACACGAGCGTGCTCTGCCCGCTGTTCTCCGCGTTCGGCCCCGAACCGGTACGCCGGCGGCCGGCGCTCGGCGACTTCCGGGTCCTGGTCACCGCCGCCGCCCTCTACCGGCGCAAGGTCACCGGCATCAGGGACGCGCTGCCCGGTCTGGAACACGTACTGATCGTGGGGGAGGGGGCCGCGGACCTGCCCGGTACCCGCTCGTACGAGGAGCTGACGGCCGCCGCCTCCCTCGAGTTCACGATCCCGCCGACCTCCGCCGACGACATGGCCCTGCTGCACTTCACCAGCGGCACGACCGCCGCGCTCGGCGTCGCTGTGTCCCTCCGGGGAGGTGGGCTGCTCACCCCCGCCCTGCACGACGCGGACACCCTGGAACTCCCCGCTCTCATGCGCCGGTTGAAGGACCTCGCCGTGCGAGCCCGCGCCGGAAGGCTGCGCGGCAGCGAACTGACCGGCGCCACCCTCACCTCGGCGAACAGGGTGTCGAGACGGTGTACGGCGTCATCCACCCGCCCCAGGTGGCCCTCGTCGGATTCGGCACCGTGACGGATCGCCCCTGCGCGGTCGACGGCCTGCTCGGTGTGCACCCGACGGTGACGGCCACGCTCAGCGCCGACCACCGGGCGTCCGACGGCGCTGTCGGCGCACGGTACCTGGCCACCCTGAACCGCCTGCTGCACCACTCGGAGGAGCAGCGAGAGGAAGCGAGAGGGAGGAGGGCGTGATGTCTGCCGTGGAGCAGGGAACGAACGAGAGCGGCACACCGCCCGTGGCGACGACCCGGCCCACTGGCGTGGAGGTGGTGTTCACGTCCGGTGAGGCGTACACGATCTCCGTGCGCGAGCACCGGCTCACCACCGATCAGCCGCTCGGATCCGGAGGCCGGGACGAAGGCCCCACCCCGGTCGAGCTCTTCGTCGCGTCGCTCGCGGGCTGCGTGGCGTATTACGCGGGGCGTTTCCTGGAACGGCACCACCTGGCGCGCGAAGGGCTTCTGGTGCGGGCGGAGTTCGACATGGCGGACGACCGCCCGGCGCGGGTCGCGGCCATCCGGGTGCGCGTCAATGTCCCCGGCGGCCTGAGCGAGGTGCGGCGGGCGGCCCTGCACGCCGTGGTGCGGCACTGCACCGTGCACAACTCGCTGCGACAGCCGCCCGAGGTCCGGGTGGACGTCGTGGACGTCGGCGACTGACCCCCCCCGCGACTCTCGGGCGCCCTCGGGAGTCTCGGTGTTCGGGGATCCGACGAGGTGGTACGCCTGGCTGCGCCCCGGGACACCCGTCCCGGGGCGCAGCCCGCGCGCACGATCGGTGTCGCGGTCATGCCGACCGGGCCGACAGGAGCGGCCGGACCTCGGCGAGCGCCGGGGCGGTGGCGAGGTGGCCGGTGAACCAGTCACGGGCCAGTTCGGCCGCCGCGGCCAGCGCCCCGGGCTCCGTGAACAGGTGGGTGGCGGCCGGGATCACGGCCAGCCCGCAATCACCCGTCAGCCAATCCGCCGCGAGGCGGTTGACGCTGAGCATCCCGGGATCCTGGCCCCCCACGATCAACAGGACAGGCGCGCGGACCTGGGCCAGTGCCGTACGACTCGCCAGATCGGTGCGGCCGCTGCGTGCCACGACGGCGAGGATGTCGCTGTCCGACACTGCGGCTGCCTCCAGGGCGGCCGCCGCGCCCGTCTCCGCACCGAAGTAGGCGACGGGCAGGGTGACGTGATGACGTAGCCAGAGCGTGGCGGCGTGCAGCCGGTGGGCGAGGAGGCGGATGTCGAAGACCGCGCCGCGCTCCTGGTCCTCCTCCTCGGTGAGCAGGTCGAGCAACAGGGTGCCGAGACCGGCCCGGTTGAGGGTGGCGGCGGTGTACCGGTTGCGGGGGCTGTTCCTGCCGCTGCTGCCGGCCAGCGCGAACACCACCACCGCCTGCGCGGTGTCCGGCACCGCGAGCTGCGCCGCGAGCCGTACGCCCGCGACGGAGACCGGCAGCTCCCTGCTCGGGCGCGCGGGATCGGGCTGGACGGTCAGCCGCGGCGCGGGCGCCAGGCGCGTGGCCTGCTCGAGCAGCCGCCGCACGTCGTCGTCGGAGACCTGGCTGAAGTCGTCGTACCAGGCGCCGATCGAACCGAGATGCTGCACGGACTGGAGACAGAAGAGATCGTCGGTGATCCGGCGCAGCCGCTCGACGACGGACATCGGAGCGACGGGAACGGCGAGGACGACCTCGCCCGCACCACGCCGGCGGGCGGCGAGACAGGCGGCCTGCGCGGTGGCGCCGGTGGCGCACCCGTCGTCCACGATCACGGCCGTGTGCCCGGTCACCGGCACCGGGGCCCGGATCGCGCGGTGGTGCAGCACCTGCTCGTCGAGTGCGGCCCGTTCGGCGTCCTCGACGGACGCGCGCACCGTCTGCGTCAGGCCCGTACGAAGGATGACGTCGTCGTTGAGCACCCGGACCCCGTCCTCGCCGATGGCACCGAACGCCAGCTCCGGCTGCCACGGCACGCCCAGTTTGCGGACGGCGAGCACGTCCAGCGGCGCGCCCAGCTCCTGGGCCACTTCGAAGGCGAGCGGTACTCCGCCGCGTGTCAGCCCCAACACGATCGCATGCCGCCCGCGAAGGAAGTCCAGATGCCAGGCCAGCCGTCGCCCGGCTGCCCTACGGTCGTCGAAACGCATGGCGCGCCGTCCTTCCACCCGTCCCACCGAGGGGCCGTCCGACGGTCAACCGACCTGCCGCGGCGGGGAGTTGTTGCCCTTCCTCCCATTGCAGCGCGCGCCGCCGCCCGCGGCAGGAGGCAGTCGGTCCCCGCCCGGGACCAATCGGCCCCGAGCCGGGCCCCTCGCCCCATTCTTCGCAGGTCACGAGAGCGAAAGGCTGGAGGAGAGAGCAGAGCGGACCGGAGCGGAGCCGGGGCTGTGTGGGGCGGGAGGGCCGACATGTCACTGCGTACGAAGGGGCGGCCCGGCAGGCGCCCTCACCTGAGCCACTTCAGCCCGGGCCACCGGGAAGACCGGGATCGGCGAGCGCGACAGGAGTCCCGCACCCTGCGCCTGGTGCTGCCCCGTGCTCCGCACCTCACCACCCCGTCCAGCGCCCCCGGTTCCGGGCCCGCCCCCGACCCCGTCTTCGTCGACGCGACCGGCCGACGCGGGCGAGCCGTACGCCGCCTCGTCTACGGCGCCGCGGCCCTGTGTGTCGCGTACACGACCGTGCTGGTCCTCAGCTTCATCGGGGCGACGCCGTTCGCCCCGCGTTCCGTGCTCCCGATCCCCGGTGTGCCCTCCAGCGAGCCGGGGACCGTGCAACGGGTACCGCCGGACAGGCCCGCGAGTCCGGCGACACCGGCCGCGACGCCTACGGACATACCCGCCCCGCAGCCACCCCTGCCACCACCGTCGGAGTCGGGCACCGCCTCGACCGGCGGCGCCCCGCCCCCGCCCGCTACGACGACGATCCCGCCATCGGGGTCGACACCTCCGACTCCCACGGCCACTCCCACCAGACCGCAGCCGTCGACGCCGTCCGGCACGCGTACGAGCCCCGGTGGTTCGGGCAGCGGGCCGACCGGCAGCACGAGCCCGTCGGCCTCCACCGGCACTCCCGGAGACATGGCGACGCCCGACACGACCGCGCCCGACGCGCCCACCGCGTCGCCGCTCGCGGCGACGACACCGACCGGGAACACCCGATGAGCGGCACAGGACAGGAGGCCGACACCCGACCGGCGCCCCGCCGCAGCCACATACCGGGGCCGTGGCCGGCCGCCCTCCTGTTCGCGCTGGCGCTGACGCTCGGGATGCTGCTCCTGCACGGCTATGTGCACGGCGAGTTCGGCGCGGACCACCGCGTACACCGGCCCGCCGCCACCGGCCGGGTCCCCGACGAGGTGCTGCGCGGCGGCCCGGTCGTCGACTTCAGCGGCCCCCGGGCCCGCAGCCACCGCATCCCGGACCACGTCATCGCCCTCACCTTCGACGACGGCCCCGACCCGACATGGACGCCGCGCGTGCGACAGATCCTCGACCGGTACGACGTCGACGGCACGTTCTTCGTCGTCGGCGCCGCCGCCGCCCGCGAGCCCGCGCTCGTACGGGACCTGGTCGCGTCGGGGCACGAGATCGGCATCCACACTTTCACCCACCCCGATCTCGCACACCGGTCCGCGGCCGGACTCGACCGCGAACTGGCCCAGTCCCAAATGGCGTTGGCGGGCGCGGCAGGCGTGCACAGCACCGTCGTGCGCCCGCCGTACTCCGCCACGGCCGCCGACCTCGACGACCGGTCCTGGCCGGTGGTGCGCAGCCTGGGCGAGAGGGGGTACGTCACCGTCCTCACGGACGTGGACGGCGAGGACTGGCGGCGCCCGGGAACGGACGCCGTCGTCGAGCGGGTCACCCGCACCCTGCACGGCCGTGGCGCCGTGGTTCTGCTGCACGACGCCGGGGGAGACCGGTCCCAGACGGTGCGCGCGCTGGAGCGGATCGTGCCCGAGCTCAAGAGCCGCGGTTACCGGTTCGCCACCGTCACCGAGGCGCTCGGCGCCGACGACGCCCGACATCGCGTCCACGGAGCCGCGTTGTGGAGTGGCCGGACCTTCGTCGCCGCCGTCGTGACCGCCGACCGGATCGTGCCGGCCCTGGCCGTGCTGCTCGCCGTGGTCGGCGCCCTGGTGCTCCTCCGGCTGGCCACCATGGTGCTC includes:
- a CDS encoding phosphoribosyltransferase family protein: MRFDDRRAAGRRLAWHLDFLRGRHAIVLGLTRGGVPLAFEVAQELGAPLDVLAVRKLGVPWQPELAFGAIGEDGVRVLNDDVILRTGLTQTVRASVEDAERAALDEQVLHHRAIRAPVPVTGHTAVIVDDGCATGATAQAACLAARRRGAGEVVLAVPVAPMSVVERLRRITDDLFCLQSVQHLGSIGAWYDDFSQVSDDDVRRLLEQATRLAPAPRLTVQPDPARPSRELPVSVAGVRLAAQLAVPDTAQAVVVFALAGSSGRNSPRNRYTAATLNRAGLGTLLLDLLTEEEDQERGAVFDIRLLAHRLHAATLWLRHHVTLPVAYFGAETGAAAALEAAAVSDSDILAVVARSGRTDLASRTALAQVRAPVLLIVGGQDPGMLSVNRLAADWLTGDCGLAVIPAATHLFTEPGALAAAAELARDWFTGHLATAPALAEVRPLLSARSA
- a CDS encoding OsmC family protein, coding for MSAVEQGTNESGTPPVATTRPTGVEVVFTSGEAYTISVREHRLTTDQPLGSGGRDEGPTPVELFVASLAGCVAYYAGRFLERHHLAREGLLVRAEFDMADDRPARVAAIRVRVNVPGGLSEVRRAALHAVVRHCTVHNSLRQPPEVRVDVVDVGD
- a CDS encoding dsRBD fold-containing protein, coding for MTAKEWAVRIHLIEEGDETCARAELTAPGSSKTVVGRGVSRRHPIDRPVPEIGDEFAVARALEDLALRVHDVAVDDVVELTGPIGPTPRTGTGRRWP
- a CDS encoding universal stress protein, giving the protein MLKPIVVGLDGSRQSLAAAEWGARAALRRGLPLRLVHAWQGSPGEAMPPDLTVPQYWARRVLRGALERISERYPQVYVSAEQVRHPPRQALLTAAEDAELLVLGNEGLSGVGSLFSGSVALSVVSHAPLPVVLVRAGFTAPDEHRPHDSGASCERTPFRDVVAALEPEKSYDELLAFAFAEAALRAATLHAVHVWHLPYSTAHTAVPGVRAASRQAAETAMADRLSPWREKYPTVPVRSSVIRARTAHEIVHVSEGAGLLVVGRGPRHAGMGPRTGPVTHAVIHHVACPVAVAPHG
- a CDS encoding flavodoxin domain-containing protein is translated as MTVLIAYASVHGSTRSLAERIAERLTRRGFDVTVTPLGAAPDVTPPRAVVLGSAVHDGAWLPEAAGYVRERRAQLFATPVWMFSVGMAAALPRPLRRLATRREPPRLARLVDAVEPRGYHRFSGVIRRDHLDRRGRILFRLLGCRYGDHRDWDEVDAWADTIAQTLAG